The Devosia sp. A16 genome includes a window with the following:
- a CDS encoding CarD family transcriptional regulator, with product MVTKKPQQRLGFKTGEYIVYPAHGVGLITSIEEQEVAGLTLELFVISFEQDKLTLRVPVAKIKSVGMRKLAEEDEVKKALDTVTGRARVKRTMWSRRAQEYEAKINSGDLIAISEVVRDLFRSDDQPEQSYSERQLFEQAMDRMSREVSAVNKLTLTEAVQLIEKNLSKSPRRGPKADAADAEEAA from the coding sequence ATGGTCACCAAGAAGCCTCAGCAGCGGCTTGGATTCAAGACGGGCGAGTATATCGTCTATCCGGCGCATGGCGTCGGCCTCATCACCTCGATCGAGGAGCAGGAAGTCGCGGGGCTGACCCTCGAGCTGTTCGTCATCTCGTTCGAGCAGGACAAACTGACCCTTCGCGTCCCCGTCGCCAAGATCAAGTCCGTCGGCATGCGCAAGCTCGCCGAAGAGGACGAAGTCAAGAAGGCGCTGGACACCGTCACCGGCCGCGCCCGCGTCAAGCGCACCATGTGGTCGCGCCGCGCCCAGGAATATGAAGCCAAGATCAATTCCGGCGACCTGATCGCCATTTCGGAAGTGGTGCGCGACCTGTTCCGCTCCGACGACCAGCCGGAGCAGTCCTACTCGGAGCGCCAGCTGTTCGAGCAGGCGATGGACCGCATGAGCCGCGAGGTTTCGGCGGTCAACAAACTCACCCTCACCGAGGCGGTGCAGCTGATCGAGAAGAACCTCTCCAAGTCGCCGCGCCGTGGCCCCAAGGCCGACGCCGCCGACGCCGAGGAAGCTGCGTAA
- a CDS encoding RNA-binding S4 domain-containing protein: MEKQRLDKWLFFSRAVKSRTLAQKLIETGAIRVNSERTDRSDHKVGPGDVLTMTVHTRLLVWRILDPGTRRGPAPEAALLYEDLSPAPLPRDAAPAVHAERAPGSGRPTKKERRDTDRLQGDED; encoded by the coding sequence TTGGAGAAGCAACGGCTCGACAAGTGGCTGTTCTTCTCGCGCGCGGTGAAGTCGCGCACCCTGGCGCAGAAGCTGATCGAAACCGGCGCGATCCGCGTCAATTCCGAGCGCACCGACCGGTCCGACCACAAGGTCGGGCCGGGTGATGTCCTCACCATGACGGTACACACCCGGCTGCTGGTGTGGCGCATCCTCGACCCGGGCACCCGCCGCGGCCCGGCCCCTGAGGCCGCCTTGCTCTACGAGGATCTGTCGCCGGCTCCCCTGCCGCGCGACGCCGCGCCGGCCGTCCATGCCGAGCGCGCTCCCGGCTCGGGCCGCCCCACCAAGAAGGAGCGTCGCGACACCGACCGGCTGCAGGGTGACGAGGACTGA
- the fdxA gene encoding ferredoxin FdxA, producing MTYIVTDNCIKCKYMDCVEVCPVDCFYEGENMLVIHPDECIDCGVCEPECPAEAIKPDTEGGLDKWLEINSKYAAAWPNITEKRDAPADAKEWDGVEGKFEKYFSEAPGEGD from the coding sequence ATGACCTACATCGTCACGGACAACTGCATTAAGTGCAAGTACATGGACTGCGTCGAGGTTTGTCCCGTCGACTGCTTCTATGAAGGCGAGAACATGCTCGTCATCCACCCCGACGAGTGCATCGACTGCGGCGTCTGCGAGCCGGAATGCCCCGCCGAGGCGATCAAGCCCGACACCGAGGGCGGCCTCGACAAATGGCTGGAGATCAACAGTAAGTACGCCGCCGCCTGGCCCAACATCACCGAGAAGCGTGATGCTCCCGCCGATGCCAAGGAATGGGACGGCGTAGAAGGCAAGTTCGAGAAGTACTTCTCCGAGGCTCCCGGCGAGGGCGACTAG